The genomic interval ACGGCTTGGCACGACCATCTCGCGTATCAGGTCGTCATCCACGACCTGACCGCCCAGCGCCGCGCCGAGGCGGCCCAGCGCCGCGCCGAACAACACTTCACCACCGTCGTCTCCCAATTGGAGGAGGGCGTGGTGGTGATCGATCGCGACGGGCGCATCGAGTCGATCAATCCCGCCGCCAAACGGATCTTCGGGCACGACGGCGACGATCTGGTGGGCACGCGGATCGACGCGCTGCCGCTGGCGCTGCTGGACGCCAACGCCCAGCCGCTGCCGCCGATCCGCCATCCGGTCGCGCGCACGCTGGCCACCGGCGAGACCATCACGCGCTACGTGTTCGGGGTGGATCGCCCGGACGGGCAGCGCCGCTGGCTGTCGGGGTCGAGCCGGCTGCTCAATCCCGCCGACCCGGATTCGCCCGCGGTGTCGTCGTTCAACGATGTCACCGAATTCCGGGCCAGCCGCAGGCAATTGGAGTACCAGGCCACGCACGACCCGCTGACCGGGCTGGCCAATCGGTCGCTGGTGCTGTCGCGGCTGGCGGCGGCACTGGGCACCAGCGAGGATCTGCCGGTGGCCACCGTGCTGTTCATCGATCTCGACGGTTTCAAGAACATCAACGACACCCTCGGCCACGCCATCGGCGATACCGTCTTACAGATCGTGGCGCAGCGCCTGCAGCGCAGCCTGCGGCACGACGACG from Nocardia wallacei carries:
- a CDS encoding diguanylate cyclase domain-containing protein, encoding MVEVGGDRDDPVDAEQLAQRYRTLVEHSPDGVVVHERGIIVFANPAIVRLLEAEDTDQVVGQPVTRFVDPRSIPGMLERIGRLEATGDASDPAEMTLIRCDGRPVDVETVSVLTAWHDHLAYQVVIHDLTAQRRAEAAQRRAEQHFTTVVSQLEEGVVVIDRDGRIESINPAAKRIFGHDGDDLVGTRIDALPLALLDANAQPLPPIRHPVARTLATGETITRYVFGVDRPDGQRRWLSGSSRLLNPADPDSPAVSSFNDVTEFRASRRQLEYQATHDPLTGLANRSLVLSRLAAALGTSEDLPVATVLFIDLDGFKNINDTLGHAIGDTVLQIVAQRLQRSLRHDDVVGRLGGDEFLVLLSGNTLPDDLEALVARLRQSMAEPIIARGHRIHVDASIGVAPLHPGDTRTPEAVLHDADLAMYRAKPATGRENNAIGRRPNNTHAS